DNA from Streptomyces rishiriensis:
GTGGTCGTCCTGTTGATCGGGATGCGCGTCAACCATTTCCGGGCCGTGCACCAGTGGGTGCCGGTCATGCTGGCCATGCTCCGGATGCTGGCCGAGCTGAAGAAGGACCCGGGCCGCGGCCTGCTCTCCCGGGTGCTCCTGACGGCCTCGCCACGGACGTACTACGTCGTCCAGTACTGGGAGTCCAAGGAGAAGCTGTACGCCTACGCGAGCGCGCCCGACGCGTTCCATCACCGCGCGTGGGCGAGGATCAACCGCCTGGAGCGGGGCGGGAAGGTGCGGGGGC
Protein-coding regions in this window:
- a CDS encoding DUF4188 domain-containing protein, encoding MSVEAARTTADARGDVVVLLIGMRVNHFRAVHQWVPVMLAMLRMLAELKKDPGRGLLSRVLLTASPRTYYVVQYWESKEKLYAYASAPDAFHHRAWARINRLERGGKVRGHVGIWHETYVVPEGSYEAVYGDMPAFGLAAAHGQVPLAARGRYAKDRFSYRSTR